From the Candidatus Nomurabacteria bacterium genome, one window contains:
- the dnaE gene encoding DNA polymerase III subunit alpha, whose translation MSFVHLHTHSHYSLLDGLTKIDDLVKTAKAHGMNAVALTDHGSMYGAIEFYKACKKEGIKPIIGVEAYIAERTRFDKDPGLDSKRYHLTLLAKNEKGYRNLMKLVSRANLEGFYYKPRMDKDLLKEFGEGIICLSGCPGSEFVNLIKNKHLDRAKDLLKYYIDTFGRENVFVEVMKHDDVEWYTPLIKDIVQIAEDMDLPIVGTWDSHYLHQDDAEAQDTLVAINTGSEVGDSSMSMKNGDYSFISDSRAREIFRDIPGAYDNTAKVADMVDIEISLGEWVFPKYEIPEGTTYDEELRRVTYEGFASRNIEQTPEMVERVEYELEIIKNKGYSPYFLVVSDLLRYARENNIISTTRGSAAGSFVSYLNFITTVDPIHFKLPFERFLNPFRPSPPDIDMDIADNRRDDMISYAKQKYGTANVAQIGTFGTMMARGSVRDVARALGYSYSIGDRLSKMIPMGSQGMPMTIDKAFELVPELKSAYENERETKEIIDLAKKMEGCARHISVHAAGVVVAPTPVEDFSPIQFDPKGDKIITQYDMYSIEEAGLLKLDFLGIRNLAILGDAIERIKKIRGITIDLEKIPYDDKKTFEMLARGETVGVFQLSGDGMTVYVKDLKPTCVDDLNAMVALYRPGPMETIPEYIKRKNNPELISYPDPRMEKYLKASYGLIVYQDDLLFSALELAGYNWEEADKFRKAVGKKIPAEMAAQKQKLIKGIVANGQTQKFAETLWKLFEPFQAYGFNKAHAASYGKVAYQTAYMKANYPAEYMSSILTAESDDLEKVAEVIDECKRMGFVVLPPDINESFSDFTVVMENGKISNKIRFGLNSIKNFGEEIGKAIIHDRKEKGPFTSLANFLERVHHRSLNKKSLEALIKSGAMDIYGDRGELLGNMEILLAYNKQTESNKGQESLFGGMDYNSSAKLNLHEASKIEEVDKLAWEKEFLGLYISGHPLEKCSHLIEKSGTNIKEIIEKTANGFPVTFVGMPSSIKTIITKKNEKMAFMKIIDLTGSIEAVVFSRTFEQYSPLLLEDKCLVFKGKVSIRNNEKSILLEAVKLAE comes from the coding sequence ATGTCATTCGTCCATCTGCATACACACTCACACTATTCCCTACTCGACGGCCTAACAAAAATAGATGATCTAGTAAAAACCGCAAAAGCACATGGGATGAATGCTGTTGCACTTACTGATCACGGAAGTATGTATGGCGCAATAGAATTCTATAAAGCTTGTAAAAAGGAAGGTATCAAACCCATTATTGGAGTAGAGGCATACATCGCTGAGCGCACACGCTTCGACAAAGATCCGGGTCTTGATAGTAAGCGATATCATCTGACTCTTCTTGCTAAAAACGAAAAAGGTTATCGAAACTTGATGAAGCTTGTATCTCGCGCAAACCTGGAAGGTTTTTATTACAAGCCTCGAATGGACAAAGATCTTCTAAAAGAATTTGGAGAAGGAATAATCTGCCTATCTGGCTGCCCAGGAAGTGAATTCGTAAATTTAATAAAAAATAAACACTTAGATAGAGCTAAGGATCTTTTAAAATACTATATAGATACTTTCGGTAGAGAAAATGTTTTTGTTGAAGTGATGAAACATGATGATGTTGAATGGTACACACCACTAATAAAAGACATTGTGCAAATAGCAGAAGATATGGATTTACCAATTGTCGGTACATGGGATTCACATTATTTACACCAAGATGATGCCGAAGCCCAAGACACATTGGTAGCAATAAACACTGGAAGTGAAGTTGGAGATAGTTCCATGAGTATGAAGAACGGGGATTATTCTTTTATTTCTGATTCGAGAGCAAGAGAAATATTTCGCGATATACCAGGAGCTTATGATAATACTGCAAAAGTAGCTGACATGGTAGACATAGAAATATCTCTTGGTGAATGGGTTTTCCCAAAATATGAAATCCCAGAAGGAACAACATATGACGAAGAACTTAGAAGAGTTACATATGAAGGCTTCGCTTCACGTAACATCGAACAGACTCCAGAGATGGTAGAGCGCGTAGAGTATGAACTTGAAATAATAAAAAACAAAGGTTATTCACCATACTTTTTGGTTGTGTCTGACCTACTTCGCTATGCTCGAGAAAACAATATTATATCTACAACCAGAGGATCTGCTGCTGGATCTTTTGTGTCTTATCTAAATTTCATTACCACAGTAGATCCAATTCACTTCAAATTACCCTTTGAGAGATTTTTAAATCCCTTCCGTCCTTCCCCTCCCGATATTGATATGGATATCGCCGACAACAGACGCGATGACATGATTAGCTACGCAAAACAAAAATACGGAACTGCAAATGTTGCGCAAATTGGTACATTTGGAACCATGATGGCACGCGGATCTGTGCGCGATGTGGCACGCGCATTGGGATATTCATATTCCATCGGTGACAGACTGTCTAAAATGATCCCTATGGGCTCCCAGGGTATGCCTATGACAATAGACAAGGCTTTTGAGCTAGTACCTGAATTAAAATCTGCATATGAAAACGAAAGAGAAACAAAAGAAATAATCGACTTAGCAAAAAAAATGGAAGGCTGCGCAAGGCATATATCAGTGCATGCTGCAGGTGTGGTCGTTGCACCAACTCCAGTCGAAGATTTTTCACCAATACAATTTGATCCAAAAGGCGACAAAATTATCACACAATACGACATGTACTCTATCGAAGAAGCAGGTCTACTGAAATTGGATTTCTTGGGTATTAGAAACCTGGCAATTTTAGGAGATGCAATAGAACGTATAAAAAAAATACGTGGGATAACTATAGATCTCGAAAAAATACCTTACGACGATAAAAAAACTTTTGAAATGCTAGCCCGCGGAGAAACAGTCGGAGTTTTCCAGTTATCTGGAGATGGTATGACAGTGTATGTAAAAGATCTAAAACCAACTTGCGTAGACGATCTTAACGCAATGGTGGCCCTGTATCGACCAGGCCCGATGGAAACAATTCCAGAATACATTAAACGCAAAAATAATCCTGAGCTTATTTCATACCCTGATCCTAGAATGGAAAAATATCTAAAGGCATCTTATGGATTGATAGTTTACCAAGACGACCTTCTCTTCTCTGCGCTCGAACTTGCTGGATACAACTGGGAAGAAGCTGATAAATTCCGCAAAGCTGTGGGTAAAAAAATTCCCGCAGAGATGGCGGCCCAAAAACAAAAACTTATAAAAGGTATCGTTGCTAACGGTCAAACACAAAAATTTGCTGAAACCCTATGGAAACTTTTTGAACCATTCCAGGCGTATGGATTCAACAAAGCTCATGCTGCAAGTTATGGGAAAGTTGCATATCAAACAGCTTATATGAAAGCCAACTACCCTGCTGAATACATGTCTTCTATCCTAACCGCAGAAAGTGATGACTTAGAAAAAGTAGCGGAAGTTATCGACGAATGTAAAAGAATGGGATTCGTAGTACTCCCTCCAGATATAAATGAAAGTTTTTCTGACTTCACTGTTGTAATGGAAAACGGAAAAATAAGTAACAAAATTCGTTTTGGTCTAAATAGTATAAAAAACTTTGGAGAAGAAATAGGCAAAGCAATTATTCACGACAGAAAAGAAAAGGGACCTTTTACAAGCTTGGCCAACTTCTTGGAACGTGTTCATCATCGCAGTCTAAACAAAAAATCTCTAGAGGCCCTAATCAAATCTGGGGCTATGGATATATATGGAGACAGAGGAGAACTTCTAGGTAATATGGAAATTTTGCTTGCATACAACAAACAAACAGAAAGTAACAAAGGCCAAGAATCTCTGTTTGGCGGAATGGACTACAACAGTAGTGCAAAGTTAAATCTACACGAAGCATCTAAAATAGAAGAAGTAGACAAGCTGGCTTGGGAAAAAGAATTTTTAGGCCTATATATTTCTGGACACCCTTTGGAAAAATGTTCTCACTTAATTGAAAAGAGTGGAACAAATATAAAAGAAATTATAGAAAAAACTGCAAATGGATTCCCTGTTACTTTTGTTGGTATGCCAAGTAGTATAAAAACAATTATTACAAAGAAAAACGAGAAAATGGCATTCATGAAAATAATAGACCTGACTGGAAGTATTGAAGCTGTTGTATTTAGTCGGACTTTTGAACAATATTCTCCATTGCTTCTAGAAGATAAGTGCCTGGTCTTCAAAGGAAAAGTATCCATTAGAAACAATGAAAAAAGCATCTTGCTTGAAGCAGTGAAATTGGCAGAATAA